A segment of the Chlorocebus sabaeus isolate Y175 chromosome 15, mChlSab1.0.hap1, whole genome shotgun sequence genome:
gaggtgggaggactgcttgagcccaggaattcgagaccagcctgggcaacacagtgagaccttatctctaaaataaataaataaataaaaaacactagCTGAGCacggtgccacatgcctgtagtcccagctactcgggagactgaggtgggaagactgcttgagccagggaggtcaaggctgcagtgagttgtgattgtaccactgcactccagcctgggtgacaaagtgaaaccatgtctcaaaCCAAAACCAGCTATAAAAGACACCTGGaagtcaagtgcagtggctcacacctgtaatcccagcactttgggaggccgaggcaggttgatcacttgagcccaggagttcgagaccatcctgggcaacacagtgagacgccatctctacaaaaaatttaaaaaattagccaggcaagtatacgtatgtaacaaacctgcacgttatgcacacgtaccctagaacttaaagtataataacaataaaaaaaaaaaaggaaaaaagaaaaaaaaaaaattagccaggcatggtggcacacgcctgtatctctgctacttgggaggctgaggtggaagaatcacttaagcccaggaggttgaggctgcattgagccatgttcattccactgcacttcagactgggtgacagagaaagaccccatctctaaaaaaaaaagtaaaaaatcaaaagacaCTGGCAACTATTTGGGGAAATATGAATTTGGAATGGATGTTAATGACATTGGGGGATTagagttattttgtttatttatttttaagacagtctcgctctgtcacctaggctggagtgcagtgccgcaatctttgctcactgcaacctccacttccctgactcaagtgatcttcccacctcagcctcccaattagctgggattacaggcaagtaccaccatgtccagctaatttttgtatttttggtagagaaaaggtttcactgtgttgcccaggctggtcttgaactactgggtgCAAGccatccaccagcctcagcttcccaaactgttgggattacaagtgtgaatcaACATGGCAGGCCAGATTATAgttatttttgtgaaatatgaTAAACTTTTTGTGGTTGTGTAGAAAAAGGCCGCCTTTTTAGGGGTGATATATGCAAACATTTAGGAGTGAAATGTCTTGACATTtgtaatatactttaaaatagtaattGTAAAGCAAAAGATGTTAATTATGGATGTTAATTACATGGATATTATGgtcttttttcctgcttttcttgaATAAAGCTGTGTTTCTACATGCACTGTATATGTATGTAAGCAGGAAAACTACATGTATGGTGACTATAGCTGGTTAGCTCCAGGGAAGACTAGAATTGGGCAAATGGGTAAAAAAGGCAGATCAAACAAGATCggcaagaaaacagaaacacagcagAATACGCAGATGGTGCACCAACCTTAACATATTCAACCGCTCTTGGAGAAAAATCACAGGCATAGGCAAAGATATTCGGATCTTCTTCTAAAAGTGGGAATAAACAGTTTCCAACCCCACAGCCAGCTTCAAGTATTGTTAACTTTTGATCTTCAAACTGGGGAAAGATAGCTCAAAGTTATAGTACATTACAATTgcataatgaagaaataaaccaAACTAAAAGGTCCAGAATATGCGAGGTCTCTGACCCCATGAAGGAGAAGATCAACAAGTGAACTAATAAGCAAAAGCTAATACTGGTACTTCATTTGTCATCCAACATTAACAGTTTGGTGTGGAGGAAAAAAACAGCACAATGGCTCCGGAATTAAACTGCCAGCACTCAAATCTCAACTCCTCCCCTGCATTCTatccttgggcaaatcacttaaacagctctgtgcctcaattttacCTTGGGGACAAATGAGTACAATACTAATACTTACACTTCACAGAGCCGGTATAAGGGTCAAATGATAGGACATGTAGAAAAGAGCCATGGTAAATAGTTCACTAACatgaactattattattattattttgagtatgTCACTGAAGTCACTCAGTATGaatttatattttggtttttaaatttttaatgtttaaatttttaaaaattcagaacatatggtctcactatgctgcctagACGGCTAATTCACgttggctattcacaggcacaagcCGCCTACCTGAGCCTCTCGATTAGCTGGTGatagccaccatacctggctcttgaatttaatatataatgtttACAACTATCAGATcaacttaaagaaatagaaaacgtCCACTAAAGTTCTCTTTCCTATATGTTAACCAAACCAGAAACTGCTAAAACTTTGACGTTAAGACTGAACAGTATATTTCTCTCCTAAAATGCAAAGCATTTTGATAGGCTTCTTTCTCTACTTCGCACTTCTCCCTAGGAATGCAATACACAGCACACCtcttcacattatttttttctttttctttttttttttttttgagacagagtctcgctctgtcgccaggttggagcgcaagggcgcgatctctgctcactgctatctctgcctcccgggttcaagcgattctcctgcctcagcctcccaagtagctgggacgataggcgtgcaccaccacacctatctaatttttgtatttttagtaaagacagggtttcatcatgttggccaggatagtctcaatctcttcacctcgtgatccgcctgcctcggcctccccaggtactgggattacaggcatgagccaccgcactcggccctcttcacattttaaattaagaacAGCTCAGATAAGGCGTAATATTAGCTTACCTCTCTACATGATCTTAGCTCCTCAAACTCTCTGGTGGTCCAGTGTCTGTCTTTGAAGAAAttagtgctatttcttttgtaaaaaagaTCCCAGTTTTTCTGAGCCTCTTGTTccaatttgtgttgtttaaaatCAGACACCAAAGTTTGGTCTCTTTTCAGTTTCTCCTCTTCTTCAGAGCTGAGAACCCTTGCCTGCAGCCCTTTCCTTGGCAAAGAAGTCATCTCAGAAACTGAAGGTAACACTCAACACAGCTGAAGATTCTCCATCCCCAAATAATATGAATCCATGCTAATGGATCAGATGCATTTCCTCAGGTGAGTTTCACACCTCAAACAGCACAGGGGCTTCGCAgacaaaagaatgagattctggtTAGTGGTTCTAGAACGGTTCAAGACGCCAGGTTCAATTCACCAAATGTTTATGAGATGCagactgtacaaaaaaaaaatcctccccgCTATATGAGAGGTCACAAAGAAGACAAAGACAACAGTCCCTAACTTCAGAGGGCTTAATTCATTCAGTGGCCAGGACTATCTCATGCACCATACTTTTATTCAAACCAGATGAGTCAACTATTACAATAAATCAATTTAGTTTAGGGAAAAAAAGGACGCTCTCACGAACTGACTGGGAAACCTTGCGAAGAAAATATTACTCAATTTTCAGTGCCCGCGAAAGGAGTGACTTAAAAACCACAATGGACTTAGCTGGAAGCGGGTGGTCAATTGCCAGATACAAGTGAGGTCACCGTTTCCCAAGGGTCGGAGCTCCGTTTTTTCGGGGGAAATGAAGCTAAGCCTGGGTGGGCTCATTTCCTGATCGCACTCACAAGAGGCTGTCGTAGGAACCAGAGGGAACGTCACTTTTCAGGGACTGAGGCCCTCGCACCGCCATCACCGCGCAAAGTGGAGAAAGAGACCCAGTGACGCGTGGCTGAGGTCCCGAGGATCCATCTCAGGACACTCAGGATAGACTAGGCCGCATGGGCCTCTGGACCCTGAGGAGGGCGTCCATGATGGCTAGCCGACCCGCGTTAATCTAGTCAGCCACGCTCAGGGATCACCATCATCAGTTCCTAAATTCACCTGTAGGGGTAGGGCCAGGCGCACTCACCCCACAGCCAGCCCCAGATCTCGGAGGCAGAATATGGGAGGAACTGCGAAACAACCCTGAGCCAATTGTGAGGATCACAAATTGGGAATCTCCGGGAGGAGTTCTTTTGCCATGGCACCGCCCCCGCCACTTCCGCTAGGAACCCGGAAGTTCCTACCCGACGCCGGAAGTCCCGCGGCCTTGCCTCTTCAGATTCTTCCTTTATCCCGAGGCAGAGAACGGGACTTGCTTCTGGAGCCGGGTGGGTGCCGGCTTTGCTCTCCTTGCCCTCTAGAGCGGTGTCCCGGGAGCACAGTCCTCCCAGACGCCAGCGCCGGAAGCTCCGATCGCGGCTGCGCCAGGAGAGCGCCGATCTGGGTGCGAGGCCGGTGCGGGACCATGAATGGGACTGCGAACCCGCTGCTGGATCGCGAGGAACATTGCCTGAGACTCGGGGAGAGCTTCGAGAAGCGACCGCGGGCCTCCTTTCACACTATTCGTTGTAAGTCAGCGCTCCCCACGGTTCCCTTCGGCCGCTCAAGCCGCCACATGTCAACCTtgactccttcctttcttccctcggCCCTTCAGATTCCAGGGAACCCCCTGCCAGCGTCAGTTACTTTCTCTCGAACCCCCAATCCTTTGGGACCTCGAGTTGGCCCTTCTTTTACCCAGATTATTTCTCCCAAATCTTCGTCACTCCCTACTATTCTTCTACTTTATAGTCTCAAACACTAGTTCCAAAGGTCTTTGGCCTCGTTTTGGTTCCATCCCTCCTCTCCCCCGAGGTCGCCCCTAAGGCAAACCTCCCGCCCCTAAGGCAAACCTCCCTCCCCCAAGGCAAACCTCCCCCCTCTTATCCGGGTCCACTTCTTCCTCGAaacccctcccctcctttccaaTGCTCCCATCAGGGTTCTCCACAGTTAAAAGACGCTTCTTGTTTATTACGACCCTCATCCACTCCCTCCGAACCCCTTCTCTTCCCTGCTTTCCTCCTCCGACTTGGTTCTGGACTCCCAGATACTGCGCTTTGTCCCCTTTACAGCCAAAGAATTGGCATCCTCTCTGCGCCTCAGAGTTTTCTTCCATCTCCTTTCTGTGCTTCATTTGACTTGGATGTCTTTTGAGGTCACCTATACCATCCGGGCTTTTCCTCCAGACCAAGTTCCTTGTGGGTAAAGAGTCAAATCAGAGTTCGTGAGCCTGGGATAGGTTAAAGATTGGTCTACGTTTGGAAGCAGAAGAGAGCAGGCGTAAGGAATGTCGAAATAGTCATTATGCCGGACCTTTTTCTACATGATTATAGACTCTGTTGAGAGTGCACTTCCACCCTATGTCCTGGGTGAAGGTTTGGTAGTTAGGAACTGGCTGACAGAGCATCCCTCCGTGATTCATGAACTTCTGGTTTCCGTGGCGCTAACGCtgttattaagacttgtttttgtcagaggaCCTGATAGATGTGACTCAACACATGTGAAGAGGGCGTCTTAGATAATGAAATCCCATCTTTGTGTAGTCACTTGCCATGGCATTACTATGCTTCCTACTGACAGCAGATCCAGCTCTTTCAGAGAGGAGATTGGGAATGAGATAAGAACATCATTTCCTGTAGAGTTTACTAAGTTGATGTTCTCTTTTGGTGAAGGGCAATGTGGAATTTAAATCATACAGTTCATGTGTGCACCTGCCCTGCAGTTTGAGGCAGATGTGAATGTGAATTAAGATGGCTATTCATGTTGTACTCTAACTGCAGTTTAGAAACACGAGCAGGATAACTTGTGGAGATACAGTTAAGTTGTCTGCTATGAACATCTACAGAAGTGTCTTGGTTAAAGCTGCAGAACTGGCTGAGTGGTGGCTGAcactataatcccagtactttgggaggccaaggcgggcagatagcttgaacacaggagtttgagaccagcctgggcagcgtaGTGACACCCcatcactatttaaaaaaaaaaaaaaaaaaagataaaaaacagcTATGGAACTTGAGTATGGCAAATCCTAATTTTGACAGTTTCTATGCAGAGTGAAATCAGCTTTTGATGATGCTGTGGCCTTTCATATTTCATACAGTTTACAGTCACAGGATCTTTTTCATATGCTGTTACTTTTGATCCTCACAACCCTAAAAAAGCAACTTATTATGGATGATGAGATCTTAATTTTCATCTCTCCCTTGGGAGAAGGGAATATCTTTGTTTAATAAAATGGCCTGtaaattcttttttcctcctagaaTAATCCAAAGGGGGTCAGAGGAAAAGTTTGTAGAGGTATAGATGAAACAGGATTGTCCCTGAGTTGGTAATAATAGAAACTGGATAATGGTACACCAGGGCTCATTGTAcgattttctctacttttgtatATTTGAAGTTTTCCATAATGAAACCGGTTTTTAagaattctgaattatttttatttttcattcatctgAGTAATAACAAATTTAATTCTTAAATGGAGATGTTCAGGAGGCCCTTATTATAAGTAACCTGGTGGGTaagtgttttctttcctttccctttagaTGATTTTAAACCAGCATCTATAGACACTTCCTGTGAAGGAGAGCTTCAAGTTGGCAAAGGAGATGAAGTCACAATTACACTGCCACATATCCCTGTgagtttatttcattgtttttttaaatgtaggatcACAATGAATCTTCATCTTTTATGTTATTGCAATTTAAACttcctacttttaaaaatgtttagatttCTAAAGTGGCAACataaggaaaaaaggaattttggggagtggggtggggtggactTCATGCTAGGCAGGtgcttgatttaaaaataattcttgtaatcttagcactttgggaggtggaagtgggtagatagcttgagttcaggagttcaagaccagctgggcaacatggtgaaaccccgtctgtaccaaaaatacaaaaaattagctgggggtgatggcgcatgtctgtagtcccagctgcttgggaagctgaggtgggaggatcacttgagctgggaggcagaggttgcagtaagccaagatcatgccccactgcactctagcctgggcaacggagtgagactccctctcaaaaaaaaaaaaaaaaaaaagattattcgtCATTTTCCCCAATCTTCCTTTTCCCCTATCTGCCACTAAGTAAACAAGGTTCCTGTCTGGACACCTAGCCCCTATTTTAGATATAGCTTTTCTCCCAAGCAACTCCAGAGAGAAAAGCCGTAGGTGCCCTGCTGATTATACGGCCACAACAGCTCAGGAGCGTGAGGCAACCAAGCCAGGAGTTAAGGCAGGCAAGAGCCAGAGATTGACACATTCAGCTGATTTAGGGATGAAGAACTAAATTGAAAGCTGGATTAAGAACCCTTGCAGAGAAAGACTTGTGAAGCCCTACCCAAGGCAGCACTAATGACAAAGCACCAAAGGGTCACATGATGCTCTTAGCGAACATGTTTTATTGCATGTCACACCCCTGTTCTGGAACATAAGTTCTTGGTAGctggtgacagaatgaaaagTCTCTGGACAGAGAGATCTGGAAAGCTTTGTGCTGAGGAAAAATTGCCCATTCAAACTGCTATTTGATTACTCGTTGCCTTTGGCAAGTTACATCATCTCCCTTTGGACCTTAGTTtcccatatgtaaaatgaaaggtTTAGATAAATGGTCCCTAAAGTCCTTTCTAgctctgtatttttactatataAATAAGGAGTCAAAGAgccaagtgtttttttttattctaagcAAGGTATTAAATactatattcaacaaatattaatcaaACTCCTCCCACACGCTGGCCCATTACTAGGCATGAAGAATATAACCTTGGACAAAACAAGCACATTTCTTGCCCTTGTGGAGCTTATGGTCTGGAGTTTAAATAAACACAAGACAATATAGCTGTTATTCTacaaaatcttccttctttaAGGAAGTAAGCTGTGAGCGGATCTGGAGGTTTGGTCATTTAAAGAGAGGGGGCAGGATATAGCCGGCGGGAAGTCTTGTTAAAGCCCGGAGGCAGGAGAGAGCTTGAGGATCAGAGAGAAGCCAGTTGCCTTCTGCTCCGAAGCACATGTGCAGGGGAGTATGCCGCAGGGTGAGGTGGAGAGCCAGGGAAGGGCCCGGTAGTGCAAGGCCAAGTGGCTAGTTTAAAGATTTTATCCTTTGACTTGAGAGCAATTGAGGAGTGACTGAAAGGCTTAGGCAGATGAGTGAcctgatttatttattctgagccaacCAGGATAATGATCTTCTCTTGGAAAATGCTCTGTTGGTTGCTTGACATGAGAAGGGGAAACCCTGGTCTCTCTAATGACAAAGAAGAGATCACTCACGAAGTAAAGAGATCACTCACAGTTTTACTATACAGAGTGGTAACTCTGCTTAGTATAGTGCAAGTAATGGTTAATTTTTCTCTCTCGGAATGTATATAGTAATTTACAATTTTTGTACTACCTTTTTGATTACTTAGAATGGGTTGCACATTCACAGATGCTTGCtatattatttctcctttatttttgtctggGAAACCTGgagttaaaaatagaaatcagttcAACCTATTCTTTTTGAATAGCTCTGATGAAAGATTTCATCAGGTAGAGTCATCTATAAATTCAGTTGATATTCATGACTGGTATGTTTAGTTTGATCATCTTATACTTTTGTGGCAAATAGGGATCCACACCACCCATGACTGTGTTCAAGGGGAACAAACGGCCTTACCAGAAAGACTGTGTGCTTATTATTAATCATGACACTGGTGAATATGTGCTGGAAAAACTCAGTAGCAGCATTCAGGTGAAGAAAACAAGGTATGTGAATAGCCAGATGCAGGTTTATGTCATGTTTCCAAACCTCTGTtatctattcagtttttataagGTTGTGAATGTCTGCTTGCTCATAGTGTTCTATCAGTAGTCTTAACTCTACCTGCGTCTTCTCAGACAAATCAGTAAAATATGTCTTCctcaaatgcaataaaaagaaataatgtttttaagacCTAAAACATGGGAACCATTAGGGAAAGGGATATACTTTATAATTAAGCCAATTTTGTTAATCTCGTGATTGCTACAGTACCACCTAAGGGATAAGATAACTTATAAACTTATAATTATGAAGTAATAATATATACTATACTTAATTGGagtgaaaacattaatttttttacaaGATACATTTGAGATCACTATAATaccaaaataaaactttgcctatttttaaatataatgaactCTTTAATTCAACAGTTATTACATGTCTAAAATGAAGCCagttaaagagtttatttgaaaataaaaattcattctaTAAATAGAAATAACCTAGTGGTTCTATTTGTTACCATAtaatacagttttttgtttttttgtttttatttttttgttaaaagtcgaggtctcttgctctgtcacccaggctggagtgcagtggcatgatcatagctcacttataatacagtaataattattattatacagtAATTAAATTGTAAAGATTGTAACAACCTGATGTGTTTTGTTTATGCTTCATTAAGCCAtttttttcattcactcattccacagaaaataaaaataggtacCATTTATTGAGGGAGTATCATGTCCCAGACATTCTGCTAGATGCTTTATATGCACTGTTTTATCTAACAAGTAATTTTTAgaaaggtactattattattattattattttgttttacttcttttgttaaaaatacGGAATCCTTCATGAATTTGTGTGTCATCCTTGCGCAGGGGCCCTGCTAATCTTCTCTGaatcgttccaattttagtatatgtgctgccgaagcaAGTACGAAAGGtgctattattatctttaaaaaaaaaaaagatacggaAACTGAGGGTTAGAAAGCTTGACCTACCCCAGAGAGTATGTTGCAGACTCCCTTGCTCCTGTCCTACCACtctatttatttgtattcattaCCTACAGTGAACCAGGTACTACTGTTATTCGTCCAATATCTGATGGTTATGGTATATTCCCTTACTACTCAGTGTGATACGGGAACTAACAGTATCATATCACCTAGATAATATGCAGAATCTCAACACCTATTAGATCTGAATCTGCAGAGATCACCAGGTGATTTGTGCATACACAGAAGTTTTAGAAGCACCGGGCTAGtccatttacaaaagaaattgt
Coding sequences within it:
- the METTL6 gene encoding tRNA N(3)-cytidine methyltransferase METTL6 isoform X4 codes for the protein MTSLPRKGLQARVLSSEEEEKLKRDQTLVSDFKQHKLEQEAQKNWDLFYKRNSTNFFKDRHWTTREFEELRSCREFEDQKLTILEAGCGVGNCLFPLLEEDPNIFAYACDFSPRAVEYVKQNPLYDTERCKVFQCDLTKDDLLDHVPPGSVDVVMLIFVLSAVHPDKMHLVLENIYKNSWLSSLWTQVMKKW
- the EAF1 gene encoding ELL-associated factor 1 translates to MAPPPPLPLGTRKFLPDAGSPAALPLQILPLSRGRERDLLLEPGGCRLCSPCPLERCPGSTVLPDASAGSSDRGCARRAPIWVRGRCGTMNGTANPLLDREEHCLRLGESFEKRPRASFHTIRYDFKPASIDTSCEGELQVGKGDEVTITLPHIPGSTPPMTVFKGNKRPYQKDCVLIINHDTGEYVLEKLSSSIQVKKTRAEGSSKIQARMEQQPTRPPQTSQPPPPPPPMPFRAPTKPPVGPKTSPLKDNPSPEPQLDDIKRELRAEVDIIEQMSSSSGSSSSDSESSSGSDDDSSSSGGEDNGPASPPQPSHQQPYNSRPAVANGTSRPQGSNQLMNTLRNDLQLSESGSDSDD